The stretch of DNA TCAACTACCGGGATACTCTAAATCTTATGCAATTTTGAATGCACAGATTTCAAGAAATTTCAATAAAAAACTGAGAGCTTATTTAGGTGGTGAAAATTTAACATCTTACTATCAGAAGAATGCGATTGTAGATTTTAAAAATCCTTTCGGAAATTACTTTGATGGCGGAATGATCTACGCTCCTATCATGAAAGCCAATTTTTATGTAGGTTTAGATGTGACTTTTTAATAAAACATAAATTACTTCAATCTTATAAAAAACAGCACCGAAATTGGTGCTGTTTTCAGTTTTTAGAAAAAATACCCCTCCTAATACACGTAATCATGATTACCTTTTAGCCAACCTTATTCTTATTTATTAATAAATTTAACCGTTCGTCTTCCTGTATTGTCCGATACAGTCGCTAAATAAATCCCTTTGGGCAGCCTGGAAACATTTACTCTAACCTGCTTATCAGCATCAACCGTAAAAGATCTATTAATATATTCCCGTCCCAATAATGAGCTCACCTGTACCCTCAAGGCTTGTGCCATGGTATTTTCTATTGATAATATCAACAGATTATTAATTACTGGATTTTGAGATACCGTAACATTTAAAGAAGATGCATCAACGTTTATAGTTTTTTCATCTTCAGCTATTCCATTGGCATTGACGGCTTGTAAACGATAGGAAATGTGATGACTATGTCCTTTACCATCCGTAAACCTATAATTACTTTCCCCAGATTGATTATTCGCAGCAATGGTACTTATACGAATAAAACTTTGGCCATTGTCATCACTACGCTCCAAAATAAAACGCTTTAGATTCTCGCCTGAAGCCTTCCATCGAAGCTCAACAGTATTTCGATTCTTATTTCCCATAAAGTTGGTGATAGCAGCAGTTTTGCTTCTATTATAATACGACCATTCAGGTAAAACATTTGGAGCAGTAGCCATATTTCCGTACGGGCCACTAGCATACACCACCCTGCCGTCCACTACTGTAAGAAGCGAACGAATAGCTTTTATCCTTTCTTCAGGAATCGTGAAATAATCTTCTGATAATAAGGTGAAGTCTGCAAATTTCCCAACACTAATGGAACCTTTTTTATCTTCATCCCCTGAAAACCAAGCGCTTCCCAAGGTATATAATTTTAATGCTTCTTCCCTGGTAAGACGCTCATCAGCAGGCAATACCTGAATTCCTCCGGCAGCCTTTCCGGAAACAAGGTAATAAGCCGTAATCCATGGATTAGAACTAGCAATACGAAGGGCATCAGTACCCAGTCCTACCGGAACTCCTCTTCTAACCATTTCTTTTACCGGAGTAATCATTTGTAGAGCAGTTGAAGATCCGTATTGTTGAAGAAACTGCTCTCCTTGAAAATACAAACGCCCCTGAAAGTTTACGCCTCCCCCTAATCGTTTGATTCGATCCATATTATTAACGGATAATGTTTCTGCATGATCTATCCACCAACGAGTAGAAATCGGGGTACTTGCATTCACTTCTTCTATTACATTAAGCAAGCGAGTAATAGTTTCATCATATGCAGCGTGCAGGTTGAAAGACCATCCTCTTTGAATTAATGAAGATAATATAGGTCTCATAGCAGATTCCAGATTAGGAAGATCAGGACGTTCCTGCTGAAAATTAGTCAAATCAAAACCTGCGTATGACAAAATCTCTCCAGCTCCGAATATTCTAAAAAACGGATCTGTAGTATTAATCGGCACAGTATCAAGCCATGTATTAAATTGCTGATTTTCATTCACTCCAATAGGAGGATACAATGTGCCGGCAACACGTAAATTCAATTGATTATCCTGTGCCATTGACATAATACCTTGATAATTTTGAGGATAAGCTCCTGCCCCTCCATCCAGAACACTGGTAACTCCATAACTATTGAGCTGCCATACGTATTGTTTTGTAGAACTTATTATTTCTTCCCGAGAAGCAGGTCGGGGTAATTGTCCCATAGCACCTAAAATCACAGCCCAATCACTTACTGACACCATTACTCCGGTAGGTTCTCCATTAGAATCTCTTTCTATATATCCACCAGCGGGATCAGGAGTACCTCTTGTAATATTTAATGCAGCCAGTCCTGCTTTATTTAAAATCACCCTATCCCACAGATGAGTCACCATTACCGGTACATCAGGAGACACTTCATCTAAATCTGATGGTGTGGGAATCCGTTTTTCGGTAAACTGGGCAGGTGCCCAACCTCCCAATACTCTCACCCATTCCCCTTGTGGTGTTCGTGTCGCTTGTTCCTTTATCATCTGCAATCCACTTTCCAGGCTAGTAAGATTATCCCATCTGATCTCACGATTAAAGGTTGCTCCATAACTCGTCACATGCATATGCGCATCTATAATCCCTGGTATTAAACGGCTTCCCCGGGCATTAATCACTCGGGTACGTTGCCCCCTATGGCGTCTTAGGATATCTCCACTCCCTACAGCAATAAATTTTCCATCTTTAATAGCTACCGTAGTCGCGCTAGTTACTGCTGAATCCAACGTTGTTATTTTTGCATTCATTACAATAAGGTCTGCTTTTTTATGCCCCCTTCTCTCTTGAGAAACCTGAGAAAAAAAAGAAGTTGTAAAGAACAAAAACAAAATAAAAAAAACGAAATTTTTAACTGATACATTGTGTTTCATAAAAGTGCATTTAAATTATTATACATTTAAAAAGCCCACAATTAAAATAGTATTTTAAATACTATTTTAATTTATTCAAAAATAAAAAAATAATTTAACAAAGTACACGATAATTTATAATAATAAATGTAAATTATTATTAAAATATAAAAATAACACAAAATACCATGTAATTTAGAGCCGATTAACTTATAGCAGCTCAACAATAAAATTGAATTAATAGTATTTAAAATACTATTTAAAATTAAAACATAAACGACTTTATCATCACCATTTTAAGAGATTTTGCAACATAAAATTCAAAGACACCCAAACGGAAGACAAAGAAAAGAGTAAGCACTCTTTTTATTATCTTAAGATTTTATACTTATTGCAAAGCCCCCACCGGGAGCAACTTTTATTTTCAGCTTGGTATTTGACTTTACATTTTGTCTTGAAATTTCATAACTTTTAGGATTATGATTCCAGCTCGCATCTTTTCCATCCTTATAAATAACCGCTTCAAATTTCTGGCCTTTTGGAAGAAATGATAAGTCTACGGTTGCTTCTCTTGAATTTTCATCAGTAATACTTCCCACAAACCATTCTTCTTTATTTTTAGCTTTTCTTGCTATGGTAATATAATCTCCAGGCTCGGCTTCAAGAATGTAGGAAGAATCCCAATCCACAGCAACGTCCTTAATAAACTGAAAAGCATCAGGATATTTTTTGTAATTATCAATCAGATCTGCAGCCATCTGAAGCGGGCTGTACATGGTGACATAAAGCGCTAATTGCTTGGCAAGTGTTGTACTTAGCCTGGCTTTATTAGTTCCATAAACGGATAGATCTCCTTCAAATATCCCCGGTGTATAATCCATCGGGCCTCCTATCAACCGGGTAAATGGCAAAATAGTCGTATGATCAGGCCGGTTTCCGTTGAAAGATTCAAATTCTGTTCCCCGTGCCGATTCCTGAGCAATCCAGTTGGGATAAGTTCTGTACAAACCGGTTGGCCGTACTGCTTCGTGTGAGTTAACCATAATATGATATTTCGCGGCTGTTTCGGCAACATAGGTATAATGATTCACCATCCATTGGCTATCATGGTATTCACTTCGGGGAATTATAGGGCCCACATATCCTGTTTTCACAGCACTATACCCATTATCTTTCATAAACTGAAATGCTTCTTTCAATTGCCTTTCATAATCTATCGCAGACGATGTCGTTTCGTGATGCATGATGATCTTCACATTTTTGCTTTTGGCATATGCCTGAAGTTCTTTTACATCAAAATCGGGATATGCTTTTGTAAAACTATAAATATGCTCTTTCCTATACGCCTGATTATCTTCCCAGCCTTCATTCCACCCTTCTACTAAAACCGCATCAAAACCATTTTCTGAAGCGAAATCAATATATTCTTTAACGTGCCTGGTATTGGCCCCATGCCTGCCATTAGGTTTCAGAGTTCCGTAATCCGTTTGTCCAATTCTGATATCCTGATCATCGGAATATGCCCATGTAGAGCCTCCACCTGTAAAATATTCCCACCACACCCCAATATATTTAGTAGGTTTTATCCATGAGGTATCTTCAATTTTACTTGGTTCATTAAGGTTAACAATTAGATTGGAAGACAGGATCTTTCTGGCATCATTACTGATAATCATTGTACGCCATGGGCTTACCGAGCCTGTTTGAACAAAACCTCTGTCTCCATTTTTATCCGGAGTCAGATTAGAAGATAATATAAAATTTTTCTCATCGACATTAAGGGTCATTGCAGGGAAATTTGTTAAGGCCGCTTCATGAATATTGATATAAATTCCATCCTTTGATTTCAACATGAGGGGTGCCTGTACTGCAAGAGTAGCGCTTGGAGCTTTTGCTGCCAATGGTTCTTTCCGGACATCGTCGATCAATTTTGAGATTTCCGACAAGTTCGAGGTCGTTATAGGAAATTCATTGGTATCATAATCAGCAGGAATCCAAAATGCCTTATAATCTTTTCCTAAATTAAAACTGGTCTTTTCACTGCTTATGGTAAAGTGTCTTAAATCCTTTTGAACAGGGAATTCATATCTAAAACCTAAACCATCATCAAAAAGCCTGAACCTGATATCCAGTTTCCAACCGGTCTTATTTTGTACTAAATGAACAAGCATTTCATTATAATGATCAACTATTTCTTTATTAGACCCCCAAACCGGACTCCAGCTTTTATTGGAGGTGGAATAATCAATCCCTTCCACTTTAAATTCGGAGAAATAGGAATACGATGGCTTTAAAACAAATCCCAATTGACTTTCTTTTATAATTGTTTTATCCTTATAGTTCAATGAATAATATGGAACCCCCTCTGCTTCAACCTGAAAGTTTAGTTTTAACTGATTATTGGGCGATGAGACTACTTGCCCATTCGTAATGATTACGAACAGCACACTCATACAAAAGCATACAATATTTTTTTTCATGATAGATTCATCTTAAAAAGCACTGTCCGTCATTCTCTGAGAAAATGGCGGACAGAGATCAATTATACTTAGCGGAATTATCTTCCAAAATCATCCTGTACTCTTACAATATCGTCTTCATCTGACGGATTGGATGCATCTGTATGCTGCCAGATTTCAGCAACAACACCCCAACCCTCTAATCCGATCAACCTATGTCTTTCCCCCTGCTGAAGCTTGATCTGATCTTTCGGATGGTATTCTTTCAGCGCTCCTTCCTCGTCTGTATCACTTTTTTTGACACCTACCTTTCCTTCTACTACCTGCCAGATCTCAGCTCTCCTGTGGTGATACTGCCAGCTCAATCTTGCCTGAGGGGCAACAATCAGAATTTTAGGGCTTAATTTTCCTCCTATTTTTAAACTTTCTACATCAATTCCATCAAAATATTGGTTGGCAAAATCCTGTGCCTGATTTTCATCAATTACAAAAAAACCACCCCAAGGTCTTGTTTCATCTTTAGCTGCAAGATTAAATCCTTGAGCCTTTAACATCTTTTCTACTTTCTCAAATATTTCTTTCTTTTCTGCACTCATCGCTATGCTAATGTTAGTTTATAATTATTCTTTAGACATTGAATAGGGAAAATCTTTTTCCTGCGATCCCCTTTCTTTATTAGGCTGATTATCCATCTTAAAATCTAAAACTGTGCCTTGTATAAGCTCTTTGTGGCTTAGCCAGTTTTTGGAATAAGGTTTACTATTCACATGTAATGACTTTACATAAATTTTTTGATCATTATTTTCCGGGGCTTTTATTTCTATTTTCTTCCCGTTTTCAAGATGAATCGTCGCTTCTTTAAACAACGGAGCTCCTAAAACATATTGATCTGTTGCGGGCGTAACCGGATAAAATCCTAATGCAGAAAAAACATACCATGCAGAAGTCTGCCCGTTATCTTCATCTCCACAATATCCATCAGGCGTTGCCTGATATAGTTTATCCATTACCTGTCTTGCCCAATATTGTGTTTTGTATGGTGCTCCGGCATAATTATACAAGTAGATCATGTGCTGAATAGGCTGATTACCATGAGCATACTGTCCCATATTCACAATCTGCATTTCTCTGATCTCATGTATTACGCTTCCATAATAGCTATCATCAAAAACCGGCGGAAGGGAAAACACCTCATCCAGTTTAGCTTCGAATTTCTTTTTACCACCCATCAATTTTGCCAAACCATCAATATCCTGGAAAACCGACCAGGTATAATGCCAACTATTTCCTTCTGTAAAAGCATCTCCCCACTTAAAAGGGTTAAATGGCGACTGAAATTTACCTTCTTTATTTTTTCCACGCATAAGACCCGTTTCAGGATCAAACATATTCTTATAATTGTATGCTCTTTTTTTATAAATATCAATTTCCGAAGCTGGTTTCCCCAAAGCCTTTCCCAACTGATAAATAGAGAAATCATCGTACGCATATTCCAATGTCCTGGCTGCATTTTCATCAATTTTAACATCATAAGGAACGTAGCCCAGAGTGTTATAATATTCTACCCCTTTACGACCTACTGCATCAATAGGTCCCTCATGATTAGCCCCGTGTTTTACAGCTTGCCAAAGAGTTTCAATATCATAGCCCCGCAACCCTTTAATATAAGCATCGGCAACTACGGATGCCGAATTATTTCCGATCATAATATCAGAATAACCAGGACTGCTCCATTCCGGTAAAAAGCCTCCTTCCTTGTAAGCATTTGCCAAACCTTCCTGCATTTCTACATTAATACCTGGATACACCAGATTCAAGAATGGGTATAATGCACGGAATGTGTCCCAAAAACCGGTTCCCGCAAACATTTTTCCATCCAGTATTTTACTGTTGTAAGGACTCCAGTGCTTTATTTTATTTTGAGCATCGATCTCATACAGTTTTTGCGGAAAAAATAAGGTCCTGTATAAAGAGGAATAAAATGTTCTCATTTGCTGATCAGTTCCTCCTTTTACCTCTATTCTGCCAAGTGTTTTATTCCAAACATCCTTAGCGTTATCTTTTACCTGATCAAAACTTCGGTCTGCTATTTCTCTTTTAAGATTTAATTCTGCCTGTTCGAAACTAATGAATGACGACGCCACTTTTGCATAGACAGATTCTTTATTTTTAAGTTTAAACCCAACCACAGCTCCGGCATGATCACTGGTGATTTCCAATTGATCCCTTACTAATTTATCATCTTTCCAGGTTGTTGTGACATCAAAATCTTTATCAAACTGAACGATAAAATAATTTTTAAAATTCTCATATTTCCCTCTGGCATATTTGGTTGTATACCCTATAATTTTTCTTTGTTTTGGAAGAATTTTAATATAAGAACCTTTGTTCAATGCATCAATTACAACATAAGCACTATCCGTCTTAGGAAAATCAAATTTGAAAAATGCCGCCCTTTCTGTTGGGGTAAATTCTGTAGTGACATTAATATCAGCCAGATAAACACTATAAAAATAAGGCTTTGCAATTTCCGCTTTATGACTGAACCAACTAGCCCGGTCTTCTTCCTTAAATTTCATTTTCCCCACGCCCGGCATAATCGCAAAAGCTCCGTAATCATTCATCCATGGAGAAGGCTGATGCGTTTGTTTAAATCCTCTGATTTTATCCGCATCATAAGTGTAAGCCCATCCATCGCCCATCTTACCGGTCTGTGGTGCCCAGATATTCATTCCCCAGGGAAGCCCGATAGCCGGATATGTATTCCCATTAGATAACGAAGGCTTAGATTGGGTTCCCATTAATGGATTCACATAATCTGCAGGAGATATATTCTGGCTCAGTACCCAGACATTGATCAAAAGAAAAAAAGTTGAAAATAGAGACTTCATTATATTGTTTTTAGTTTACCTGAACTTTCTTCAAAGCATAACCAGCAGCTCCTAAAATAGCGGCATCTTCAAAAATCGCTGAAATTTTAACAGGCAAGTTAATATTATTTTTTGCTAGATTTTCATTAAATTTCTCCTTAAAATAAGGGTAAGCTTTAGCAATATTCCCTCCTATAACTAAAACTTCCGGTCTATAATGCATTACATATTTGATAATAAATTCCGCAAAGGAATCTGCATATTCGTCAAAGATTTTAGCTTGTATTTCTATAGGAGCATCCAACAATTCCTTGGTTCCTAAAATTTTTTCTCCGGTTAATTCAGTATAACGTTTAATAAACCATCTTGTAGCTAAATAATCCTCAGCAATAGAATCCCTGAAAGCTGAGTTCCATAGATCTTCATCAGTAACCGTAGAACCATCATAAAATGTAGTTCCAAGCCCAGTTCCTAATGTGATTCCAAAGGCTCTTTGATACCCCTGAACACATCCTCCGAAAAGCTCTCCTTCCAAAAATGCAGCGGCATCATTCACAAACTGAATCTGCTTATCTGAAATAGATAACCTTTGTGCCAATTCATCTTTAATATTAATTTGATACAAATCAATGAACTTCCCCTGTTGCATTAATGAAGTTCCATTTTCATAATTAAAGGGCCCCGGCATAGCAATACCTATCAAAAGATGATTCTTTATAAGATCATCTGTTCCTTTCTCAATTGTCGAAATCCATTCAGAAAAGATTATTTCTCTCGATTCAAAAGAATCAATATGTTCCCTGACATAAGTTGACTGGATAATCTCACGTTTTTCCGGGTCTATCTGGGCCATGGTGATATGTGATCCTCCAATGTCAATTCCTACTACATTTTGCATAGTTTATTAGTTTATTTTTTTGATACAGATTTCTGCCTCAGTAAGTCCTGTAAAATCTCTCATTTATTTCCCTTCAAAAACAATTACAGTATCAGGATCCTGCTCATTGGCAGCATAAGCATGGCTATCAAATGTCAGAATATTATTCTTAAAAGTATACTTAACCTGTTTTTTATCCTTTAGTAAATAGACAGCATTAATTTTTTTAAATGGAAATTTCTCCAGTGTAATTGCTTTACCTGGATTATTGAGAATATGAACATACATTTTACCTGGCTTTTGGGTAATCGCTCCCCATTCCTGAAGTGATAAATATCCTCCTCTGGTATCATAGATACTCTCTCCATATAGCTTCAGCCAAGCTCCCATTTCTTTAAAGGAATGAATAAAGGGCTCCGGAATTTTACCATTAGGCATTGGACCTACATTCATCAACAAGTTGGCATTGCTTCCGGCCGCATTGACCAGCAGGTGCAAGAACTCTTTAAATGTTTTGTTTTTATTATCCTTCAGATCAAATCCCCAGGAATTATTTAAAGTTTCACAATATTCCAAAGGTAATCGTGAAATCTTCTGATAGTTTAATCCGCTTTTATTCTTTCCGGGGATATCTTTTTCAAACATCTGAAAATCTTCTCCTTCCAAAGGACTGATATGATGATTATTACCTGCAAGGCATTGAGGCTGAAGTTTGTGGATAAGCTCATAAATCTCATTCATTCTCCAATCCACATATGTTTTTTCACTCCTGTTTGCTTTTTCTTCTTCCATTTGGTCCCAATACCCATCAAACCATATCCCTGAAACCTCGCCATAATTGGTTAGCAGCTCCGTTAATTGATTTTTCATAAACTGAATATAGTCATTCCAGTTACCTTTGTCAGTACGTCCGGTTCCTTTACCAGTCCGGCCAGTCCAGTAAGAATAGTCGGTTCTTGTCCAGTCCAGAAGAGAATAATAGAATACTATTTTAATTCCCTGTTTATGGCATTCATCAGCTAATTCTTTTACCAAATCCCTTTTGAAAGGGGTATTCATAATATTGAAATCCGAATACTTTGTGTCCCACATACTGAAACCGTCATGATGCCTGGTCACTAAAGTAATGTATTTTGCACCTCCGTTCTTAGCCATGGAAACATATTCTCGGGCATTAAATCCGATAGGATTAAAGAAGTTTTTTAATTTGTCATAATCATTAACCGGGATCTTATCATTATTCATCACCCATTCCCCTCTCCCAAGCTGGCTATACAATCCAAAATGAATGAACATTCCTAGCTTTTCATTCTGAAATTCAGTCCTTGCTTTAAGATTAGCTTCGGTAGGTTGATAATTTTCCTGGGAAAATCCTACAAGAAAACTTGCCAGCAATACTATTACTATTATTTTTTTTAGCATAATTTAAAATAATTACTTTTTAAATTTAAAAGTATCAGCTTCAATTAATCATAAACGACTTCGAAGCATAGCCTAATAATCGAAGTCGCTTACGTGGATCTTGATGTTTTTTGAAACAGATGATCATTCGTCGCCCCTATCCTTATTTCAAAAATAAAATTGAATTAAAATTGACCTTCTGTACTCTTCTCCAATTCCCGGGCAGATTGCAGAAATTCTTCTACATTCATTTCTTTGAAAAACAATAGCCCGTGGGTTGCTCTGAGGCGAGGGCTTCCATTATCATAGAAATAAGGTTTCCCTAATATCAACTGTACAGCATTTAACTGTTCAACCCAGGTCTGAATTGACAGATGACTGAATTTTCCATTATAGCGATAACTTGGAAAAGAGGCTTCCACCTGGCTTAAATAGCTATTGGTAAAACTCTCATCCATGGTACTCATTGCATTAAGGGATACCGGGAAAACATGGGTAACATCGGCAGCATTAAAT from Chryseobacterium piperi encodes:
- a CDS encoding amidohydrolase family protein, which translates into the protein MKHNVSVKNFVFFILFLFFTTSFFSQVSQERRGHKKADLIVMNAKITTLDSAVTSATTVAIKDGKFIAVGSGDILRRHRGQRTRVINARGSRLIPGIIDAHMHVTSYGATFNREIRWDNLTSLESGLQMIKEQATRTPQGEWVRVLGGWAPAQFTEKRIPTPSDLDEVSPDVPVMVTHLWDRVILNKAGLAALNITRGTPDPAGGYIERDSNGEPTGVMVSVSDWAVILGAMGQLPRPASREEIISSTKQYVWQLNSYGVTSVLDGGAGAYPQNYQGIMSMAQDNQLNLRVAGTLYPPIGVNENQQFNTWLDTVPINTTDPFFRIFGAGEILSYAGFDLTNFQQERPDLPNLESAMRPILSSLIQRGWSFNLHAAYDETITRLLNVIEEVNASTPISTRWWIDHAETLSVNNMDRIKRLGGGVNFQGRLYFQGEQFLQQYGSSTALQMITPVKEMVRRGVPVGLGTDALRIASSNPWITAYYLVSGKAAGGIQVLPADERLTREEALKLYTLGSAWFSGDEDKKGSISVGKFADFTLLSEDYFTIPEERIKAIRSLLTVVDGRVVYASGPYGNMATAPNVLPEWSYYNRSKTAAITNFMGNKNRNTVELRWKASGENLKRFILERSDDNGQSFIRISTIAANNQSGESNYRFTDGKGHSHHISYRLQAVNANGIAEDEKTINVDASSLNVTVSQNPVINNLLILSIENTMAQALRVQVSSLLGREYINRSFTVDADKQVRVNVSRLPKGIYLATVSDNTGRRTVKFINK
- a CDS encoding glycoside hydrolase family 97 protein, encoding MKKNIVCFCMSVLFVIITNGQVVSSPNNQLKLNFQVEAEGVPYYSLNYKDKTIIKESQLGFVLKPSYSYFSEFKVEGIDYSTSNKSWSPVWGSNKEIVDHYNEMLVHLVQNKTGWKLDIRFRLFDDGLGFRYEFPVQKDLRHFTISSEKTSFNLGKDYKAFWIPADYDTNEFPITTSNLSEISKLIDDVRKEPLAAKAPSATLAVQAPLMLKSKDGIYINIHEAALTNFPAMTLNVDEKNFILSSNLTPDKNGDRGFVQTGSVSPWRTMIISNDARKILSSNLIVNLNEPSKIEDTSWIKPTKYIGVWWEYFTGGGSTWAYSDDQDIRIGQTDYGTLKPNGRHGANTRHVKEYIDFASENGFDAVLVEGWNEGWEDNQAYRKEHIYSFTKAYPDFDVKELQAYAKSKNVKIIMHHETTSSAIDYERQLKEAFQFMKDNGYSAVKTGYVGPIIPRSEYHDSQWMVNHYTYVAETAAKYHIMVNSHEAVRPTGLYRTYPNWIAQESARGTEFESFNGNRPDHTTILPFTRLIGGPMDYTPGIFEGDLSVYGTNKARLSTTLAKQLALYVTMYSPLQMAADLIDNYKKYPDAFQFIKDVAVDWDSSYILEAEPGDYITIARKAKNKEEWFVGSITDENSREATVDLSFLPKGQKFEAVIYKDGKDASWNHNPKSYEISRQNVKSNTKLKIKVAPGGGFAISIKS
- a CDS encoding cupin domain-containing protein; translated protein: MSAEKKEIFEKVEKMLKAQGFNLAAKDETRPWGGFFVIDENQAQDFANQYFDGIDVESLKIGGKLSPKILIVAPQARLSWQYHHRRAEIWQVVEGKVGVKKSDTDEEGALKEYHPKDQIKLQQGERHRLIGLEGWGVVAEIWQHTDASNPSDEDDIVRVQDDFGR
- a CDS encoding GH92 family glycosyl hydrolase; protein product: MKSLFSTFFLLINVWVLSQNISPADYVNPLMGTQSKPSLSNGNTYPAIGLPWGMNIWAPQTGKMGDGWAYTYDADKIRGFKQTHQPSPWMNDYGAFAIMPGVGKMKFKEEDRASWFSHKAEIAKPYFYSVYLADINVTTEFTPTERAAFFKFDFPKTDSAYVVIDALNKGSYIKILPKQRKIIGYTTKYARGKYENFKNYFIVQFDKDFDVTTTWKDDKLVRDQLEITSDHAGAVVGFKLKNKESVYAKVASSFISFEQAELNLKREIADRSFDQVKDNAKDVWNKTLGRIEVKGGTDQQMRTFYSSLYRTLFFPQKLYEIDAQNKIKHWSPYNSKILDGKMFAGTGFWDTFRALYPFLNLVYPGINVEMQEGLANAYKEGGFLPEWSSPGYSDIMIGNNSASVVADAYIKGLRGYDIETLWQAVKHGANHEGPIDAVGRKGVEYYNTLGYVPYDVKIDENAARTLEYAYDDFSIYQLGKALGKPASEIDIYKKRAYNYKNMFDPETGLMRGKNKEGKFQSPFNPFKWGDAFTEGNSWHYTWSVFQDIDGLAKLMGGKKKFEAKLDEVFSLPPVFDDSYYGSVIHEIREMQIVNMGQYAHGNQPIQHMIYLYNYAGAPYKTQYWARQVMDKLYQATPDGYCGDEDNGQTSAWYVFSALGFYPVTPATDQYVLGAPLFKEATIHLENGKKIEIKAPENNDQKIYVKSLHVNSKPYSKNWLSHKELIQGTVLDFKMDNQPNKERGSQEKDFPYSMSKE
- a CDS encoding ROK family protein gives rise to the protein MQNVVGIDIGGSHITMAQIDPEKREIIQSTYVREHIDSFESREIIFSEWISTIEKGTDDLIKNHLLIGIAMPGPFNYENGTSLMQQGKFIDLYQINIKDELAQRLSISDKQIQFVNDAAAFLEGELFGGCVQGYQRAFGITLGTGLGTTFYDGSTVTDEDLWNSAFRDSIAEDYLATRWFIKRYTELTGEKILGTKELLDAPIEIQAKIFDEYADSFAEFIIKYVMHYRPEVLVIGGNIAKAYPYFKEKFNENLAKNNINLPVKISAIFEDAAILGAAGYALKKVQVN
- a CDS encoding alpha-L-fucosidase; this encodes MLKKIIVIVLLASFLVGFSQENYQPTEANLKARTEFQNEKLGMFIHFGLYSQLGRGEWVMNNDKIPVNDYDKLKNFFNPIGFNAREYVSMAKNGGAKYITLVTRHHDGFSMWDTKYSDFNIMNTPFKRDLVKELADECHKQGIKIVFYYSLLDWTRTDYSYWTGRTGKGTGRTDKGNWNDYIQFMKNQLTELLTNYGEVSGIWFDGYWDQMEEEKANRSEKTYVDWRMNEIYELIHKLQPQCLAGNNHHISPLEGEDFQMFEKDIPGKNKSGLNYQKISRLPLEYCETLNNSWGFDLKDNKNKTFKEFLHLLVNAAGSNANLLMNVGPMPNGKIPEPFIHSFKEMGAWLKLYGESIYDTRGGYLSLQEWGAITQKPGKMYVHILNNPGKAITLEKFPFKKINAVYLLKDKKQVKYTFKNNILTFDSHAYAANEQDPDTVIVFEGK